A region from the Chrysoperla carnea chromosome 4, inChrCarn1.1, whole genome shotgun sequence genome encodes:
- the LOC123297995 gene encoding fibroin heavy chain-like produces the protein MNSRFSLAKILFLFGILVLPVYGTAEVGAGAASVAPAAMAKSAGLAGAGGVALGAGSRLIAARVGETTAGVASTVSAGINGVALRTLDNMAAISSIVTGTAILTDELTVSAADMVDAVVARGCSEINAVAQRAGGVAMASVQSGTAAIEREVQRALQEIEAVAKETGAEITNILEVSAKLMQSLTKQGVAGYTMVDGMYSSLAALAEHTNNLEQHGLTNMMDAGITYLSATEEVCAAGGGLALGSGLATRGAIGAGAAGSALAAGAGAARTAAGAATGAAVSSAVAAGTGAAERMAGAAGAASVAAADRAGATTVAAAGARLATATLTDAARKVALQIVASANSAASVIDAADADSNAAIRKAAKAIDGVASVTIRDLQKTVDTIVLGLQGSVKKTTSQLNMALDSAIIGVGSDLLAVVATAEQTVARVGRNVAGLIREAAGDIARQVVSTSVGVASSIGGQSLKIAAVAEGARQDVRASQAGMRATAGAANAHYGTGIPIIP, from the exons ATGAATTCCAGATTTTCTTTGGCTAAGATTTTATTCCTCTTTGGaattttg gttTTACCAGTTTATGGCACAGCAGAAGTAGGAGCTGGGGCTGCAAGTGTTGCTCCTGCCGCTATGGCAAAAAGTGCTGGATTAGCCGGTGCAGGTGGTGTCGCATTAGGTGCAGGTTCACGATTGATTGCAGCTCGAGTAGGTGAAACAACTGCTGGTGTAGCAAGTACTGTCAGTGCTGGAATCAATGGAGTGGCACTACGAACATTAGACAATATGGCTGCAATTTCTTCTATAGTCACCGGTACAGCCATATTAACAGATGAATTAACAGTGTCAGCAGCTGATATGGTTGATGCAGTTGTAGCCAGAGGATGTTCTGAAATTAATGCAGTAGCTCAAAGAGCTGGTGGTGTTGCAATGGCGTCAGTCCAAAGTGGAACTGCAGCTATAGAAAGAGAAGTACAACGAGCGTTGCAAGAAATTGAAGCTGTAGCTAAAGAAACTGGGGCAgaaattactaatattttagAAGTATCTGCAAAATTGATGCAATCATTAACCAAACAGGGTGTTGCTGGTTATACAATGGTTGATGGTATGTACTCATCATTGGCTGCCTTGGCCGAACATACGAACAATTTAGAACAACATGGTTTAACAAATATGATGGATGCAGGA ataacaTATTTGAGCGCAACGGAAGAAGTATGTGCAGCCGGTGGAGGGCTAGCTTTGGGATCTGGTTTGGCCACTAGAGGTGCTATAGGAGCTGGTGCAGCTGGAAGTGCTTTAGCAGCTGGAGCTGGTGCTGCAAGGACAGCTGCTGGTGCAGCGACTGGTGCAGCTGTATCTTCTGCAGTAGCAGCAGGAACTGGTGCTGCGGAAAGAATGGCAGGAGCTGCTGGAGCAGCTTCAGTTGCTGCTGCTGATCGAGCTGGAGCTACTACAGTTGCTGCTGCGGGTGCAAGATTAGCAACTGCAACATTAACAGATGCAGCTCGAAAAGTTGCCTTACAAATTGTTGCATCTGCTAACTCCGCTGCAAGTGTAATTGATGCAGCCGATGCAGACTCCAATGCAGCTATACGAAAGGCTGCCAAAGCAATTGATGGTGTTGCTAGTGTAACAATTAGAGACTTACAAAAAACTGTGGATACAATTGTATTGGGTTTGCAAGGATCTGTCAAGAAAACAACATCCCAATTAAATATGGCCTTAGACTCTGCAATTATTGGAGTTGGTTCCGATCTATTGGCTGTAGTCGCTACTGCAGAACAAACTGTAGCAAGAGTTGGTCGAAATGTTGCTGGTCTAATCCGAGAGGCTGCTGGTGATATCGCCAGACAAGTAGTATCAACTTCTGTTGGAGTTGCAAGTAGCATTGGAGGACAAAGTCTTAAGATTGCAGCTGTTGCAGAAGGTGCAAGACAAGATGTACGAGCTTCACAAGCTGGCATGAGAGCAACAGCAGGTGCAGCAAATGCTCATTATGGAACTGGGATTCCGATAAtaccataa
- the LOC123298639 gene encoding uncharacterized protein LOC123298639, whose product MNKLLICLLSAQLITYLSATEEVHAAGGLASRGAIGAGVAGRAAEAGAAEVGAARAATGAATGAAVTGAAERMAGAVGTASVSAADRAGATTVAAAGARLATATLTDAARKVALQIVASANSAASVIDTADADSNAAIRKAAKAIDGVASVTIRDLQKTVDTIVLGLQGSVKKTTSQLNMALDSAIIGVGSDLLAVVATAEQTVARVGRNVAGLIREAAGDIARQVVSTSVGVASSIGGQSLKIAAIAEGARQDVRASQAGMLAATEYAKITYLSATQEVSFTGRVLGVPLRVSTRSSAGRSTGRTDGTAAAGAEARIGTVERYWTATPSR is encoded by the exons atgaataaattattaatatgccTGCTATCAGCACAACTG ATAACATATTTGAGCGCAACGGAAGAAGTACATGCAGCTGGTGGATTGGCCTCTAGAGGTGCTATAGGGGCTGGTGTTGCAGGAAGAGCTGCAGAGGCTGGTGCAGCTGAAGTTGGTGCCGCAAGAGCAGCTACTGGTGCAGCGACTGGTGCAGCTGTAACTGGTGCTGCGGAAAGAATGGCAGGAGCTGTTGGAACAGCTTCAGTTTCTGCTGCTGATCGAGCTGGAGCTACTACAGTTGCTGCTGCGGGTGCAAGATTAGCAACTGCAACATTAACAGATGCAGCTCGAAAAGTTGCCTTACAAATTGTTGCATCTGCTAACTCCGCTGCAAGTGTAATTGATACAGCCGATGCAGACTCCAATGCAGCTATACGAAAGGCTGCCAAAGCAATTGATGGTGTTGCTAGTGTAACAATTAGAGACTTACAAAAAACTGTGGATACAATTGTATTGGGTTTGCAAGGATCTGTCAAGAAAACAACATCCCAATTAAATATGGCCTTAGACTCTGCAATTATTGGAGTTGGTTCCGATTTATTGGCTGTAGTCGCTACTGCAGAGCAAACTGTAGCAAGAGTTGGTCGAAATGTTGCTGGTCTAATCCGAGAGGCTGCTGGTGATATCGCCAGACAAGTAGTATCTACATCTGTTGGAGTAGCAAGTAGCATTGGAGGACAAAGTCTTAAGATTGCAGCTATTGCAGAAGGTGCAAGACAAGATGTACGCGCTTCACAAGCTGGAATGTTAGCAGCAACTGAGTATGCTAAG ATAACATATTTGAGCGCAACACAAGAAGTAAGTTTCACCGGTAGAGTACTTGGAGTTCCTTTAAGAGTTTCCACAAGATCATCTGCAGGTAGATCAACTGGTAGAACTGATGGGACAGCAGCAGCTGGAGCAGAAGCAAGAATTGGTACTGTGGAAAGGTATTGGACTGCAACTCCTAGCCGCTAA